The DNA segment ACGCAATTGAAATTAATTGAACCTTCAGAAGATTTTACATTGATTACCTTTAAGAACAAACAGATTAATGTGCCGGTTCCCGATTCGATTTTTAAAATGTAAAAAGATGTTATTGCCCAATTTATATCAGGTTATAGAGAAAAAAGTAATTGATGCAGATGCTGTTTCGGTAACGGTAGCGGTGAATAAAAATCATCGCGTATTTGAAGGCCATTTCCCGAATAATCCAGTTATGCCTGGGGTGTGTATGCTTCAAATAATAAAAGAACTTTCAGAAGAACATTTGGAAACATCCCTTTTTCTTCAAAAAACATCGAATGTGAAATTCACAGCGGTGATGAACCCTCAAATACAATCCAATCTCACCGTGAACTTGTCTTTTATTCGAGAAGAGGATTCGATAAAAATAAAAAACACGAGTACTTTTCCAGATGGGACGGTCGTGTTAAAATGTAATGCTATTTTTGTGGAAACAAACCGTGTGCATGAAAACGGCTGAGCAAAATAAAATTCATTCAACTTATCTTGAAATAACCCAAAAACTCAAGCAGTATAAGTGTTGTGTGTTGATGCCAACTTACAACAATTATAAAACGCTAAAACGGGTATTGGATGGTGTTTTAAAATACACCGATGATGTGGTTTTGGTCAACGATGGTTCTACTGATGAGACACTTCAAATTCTTTCTGCGTATCCGCAAATTGAGCAAATTCATATTAACAAAAACCAAGGAAAAGGATATGCACTGAAAAAAGGATTTAAACACGCTGTTTCTTTAGGTTTTGATTATGCCATTACGTTAGATAGCGATGGACAACATTTTCCATCGGATATTCCAGTATTTATTAATGGGTTAGATGCTTCGGAAAACAAAAACCTGTTATTGATCGGTGACCGAAATATGAACGAGGCCGATG comes from the Marixanthomonas ophiurae genome and includes:
- a CDS encoding hotdog family protein, with translation MLLPNLYQVIEKKVIDADAVSVTVAVNKNHRVFEGHFPNNPVMPGVCMLQIIKELSEEHLETSLFLQKTSNVKFTAVMNPQIQSNLTVNLSFIREEDSIKIKNTSTFPDGTVVLKCNAIFVETNRVHENG